AAATTTGTTAAATGTTTTAAGACATGTTCAGCAAAGAGATGATCACGCTGCTGTTCATCTTCACAATCAATAATCAACCAATCATCGGTAAATTTACGACGTAAACGTTGTAGGCTGTCGTATTGTTTTTTATTACGCCAATCCAGTCCATGCAACTTATGCCAGCGCTGCTCTGATACATCCATTTTATCGAGGCGTTTTTGCAAAGACTTCCACGACAAATCAAACCAGACTTTGACTACATCAACATGGTTATTTTTTAAGTCTTGCTCGAAGGCTTGCATCTGCTGCGTATACGCTTCAAATAACGTTTCATCAAAGGGTTTTGACACATGCAATGTGGTCGCCAAGAGGTCACTATACCAATTGCCAAACAGTATAATCATCTGCCCTTCTGCCGGAATAAAACGCGTATAAGGCTGCCAAAAAGGTGTGGTGGTGTTCATCAAATGCGGTGGATCGGCTTTGACTCTTAAATAACGTGGATCAACCCATTCACGCAGCTGTTTGACCGACTCGCCTTTGCCTGCAAGCTCAATGCCACTGACCAAAACCACTAGACTTTTGGCATTCTTCTTAGCTCGGGTATCTTTTAACGCATATTGTGCTTCAATGAGTTTAAGAGTGAGGTCTTCTGATTTAAGTTCTAATTCTGTTTCAGTATCATGCATAGAGGGCTCGAATTTATTGTGTTTTAATCAGTATACTCAACTCTCCTGGTTCTCTTAAATATCGCGGTACAATTTATTGCAAATGTCCGCGTTTGAAATGTATTTTGCCTCAAAAATGCCATGCACTGACTTTTATTAAAACGTTTGCCTTTGAATTTGTCATAGTAGTTTTGATTTAAGCAGATTATGCTTTTACATGCCGAACATCACTGAGCATTAACATGTCTAAACTTGCTGAACTAGATCAACTTTTAGAACAATATAAACAATTAAATTATCATTCAGATCCGATCTTAAAGCAGCGTTTGAATGAAGCTCAAGCTTGGCTTAAAAACCGTATTCAAGATACTCATCACCTGCTCTTTAATGAGCCAAAACATCAGCTCATGGCACAGTATTTTATTAACCGACTCTATGGCGGTGCTGAGTTTGATGATTTAGCAGTGCAAATCGAACGTTTACTGAAATATGCCCATAAAGCTGAAAAAATTATTCCTGAAAATGCCATTAAGACTGGTTTAAAATCGGTTGGACTTGCGGTACTTGCCATGCAACTTGATGAACAAGTGGCAAAGCAATTATTAAAAGATTACCCCGTAGATCAACCGATTGATGATGAAATGATGCGCTTGACCTTAATCAAAGTCGATCAAGCAGAGGCACGTCAGCAACAGCTGAATATGCTGGATGATTTAGGCACCAGCTTAGACAAATATATGCGTTCATTCATTATGCATACGGCCTTTAAAATGTGCAAAGGTACGGCCAGCAAATACAAATTTGAATTGATGTATGACTTTATAGGTGAAGGTTTCTTGGCCATGAAACCCATGAAATCTGCGGCAAATTTCATTGCGCGCTTTACTGAAAAAGAGCGTTTAATCATAGAGAATGTTCATTCATTGAAAGCGCATCCATTTAAACTTTAACCGCCTATATGTTAAAATTTGACGTGCTAAATTTCGACTGATTTTTTATATCTAAATGAACATGGCTCAAGTCGATAACAGGATTTTAGCTTGAGTTTCATACTTCATATATACGGCTTAAAACTAAATCATGTTCAGCTGTATATATTAGGTGAAAGCGAACAAATATTATTTTCCTAAAACACCTCACAAAAACTTAACACTGCTAATTTTTTTTATTTCTGTATATTATTCATATCAATTGCATGATCTACACTGTAAAAAATTAAAGAATCTGTCATCATGCAAGTTCAACCAGATTTACTATTATTTGTGTTCAGGAGTGACTCGAATGTCTAATGAAAACCAACAGCCAACTGCTCAAACTGAGCTGGCCAATAATACAGACACAGTCAGTCCTTTTTTAACCGAGCCATTACCCACAGGTACTGCACAAGGTCAGCAGCAATCATTACAACAAAAACTGACCGATACCCCAGTGACAGGTTCAGTCCCAAAATACAATTTGCCACGTGGTGCAAATACCGGCAATGTCGGTGAGACCACCCATTTTGGTTTCCAAACGGTAAATAGTGAAGAAAAAGCACAAAAAGTGGCTGAAGTATTTCATTCTGTTGCCAGTAAATACGACATCATGAATGACATCATGTCATTTGGTATTCATCGTTTATGGAAACGCTTTGCGATTAATATGTCAGGCGTACGCCGTGGTCAGCATGTGCTGGATATTGCAGGCGGTACAGGTGATCTTGCCAAAGTATTTAGCCGTGAAGTCGGTCCCACAGGTCATGTGGTTCTGTCTGATATTAACGAATCGATGCTCAATGTCGGTCGTGATCGTTTACTCGATGCGGGCTGTAGCAATGTCGATTTCGTCTTGGCCAATGCTGAAACTTTAGAGCCATTTGCAGACAACAGTTTCGATCTTTTAACTATCTCTTTTGGTTTACGTAATGTGACCGATAAAGATGCAGCATTGGCTTCGATGTACCGCGTCCTTAAGCCAGGTGGTCGTTTATTGATTTTAGAATTTTCTAAACCTGTGTTTGAGCCATTTTCTAAGCTTTACGATTTGTATTCGTTTACTGCCCTTCCAATCATGGGTAAAATCATTGCCAATGACGCAGAAAGTTATAAATATTTGGCGGAATCCATTCGTATGCATCCAGACCAACGTACCCTAAAAGGCATGATGGAAAATGTAGGCTTCCAAAACTGTGATTATCACAACTTAACCGCAGGTATTGTGGCGGTTCACCGTGGCTTTAAACTCTAAGTTTAAGCAATAGGGTTCATTATGTGGTCGATTCTTGCACTGGGTGCAGCTGAACGTTTGATTCATCAATGTATCAATTTGGATGCGATTAGTCGCATTCAGCTCAATGCGCTTCAGGGCAAAATACTGCGGGTGGTGATTGATTCACCACAGCTGTCTGTCGATGTATTTTTTGATACTGAAAAAGTGCGTTTAGAACCCACTGTCACGGGTCAAAGTATCAAGCCATCTATTTTTGAACAGCGTCCTTTTGATGAAATCAAAACCATCACTGAGGCGACTGCCACCTTACACGTTGAAAATGTGGTAGCACTGCTTAAGCTTTTATTGGCAGAGGATGTGGGCAATATTCCACTACAAGGGGATTACCATCTGTTGCAAAATATCCAGCGGATTATTCAACAGGCTGAGCCAGATCTTGCCGCTAAACTCAGTGACTGGATTGGTCCAAACCTCGCCAGTCAAGTGGGTAAAATTCAAGCCGTACCCAAACATCTATTTCGCTCTTTCGACAGTCAATTGTTTGTGGTCGAAGACTTTTTAAAAGAAGACAGCGGTCTGTTTGCGCCGCGCTGGCAAATGGATGACCTAAATCAAGACACGCGTCAGTTGACCCAAAATATTGACCGTTTAGACGCCAAAATTCAGCAGCTTCAATCTCAATTTAATTCCCATTAAAATATTAGGTAAGTGCATTTATGATTCCGCATATTAGACGTTTAATCGAACTTTGGCGCATTGCCGCGCACTATAGACTCGACACGTTGGTTGCTGCGGAAGATATACCTGCAAAAGCCCGTCCCTTACTGAAACTGATTCACATGCACCCTGCTGCATGGTCAAGTCGAGAGCGAAAAAACCCACTGAAGCTCAAAGAAGCTTTAGAAGAAATGGGGCCGCTGGCGATTAAATTGGGACAACTGCTGTCTACACGTCGTGATTTGATTCCACCTGAACTGTTGCAACAATTGGTTTTACTTCAAGATCGAGTCAAACCCTTTGACAATGATGTCGCGAAAATGCGTATTCAGGAATCACTCAAAGCCGACGTCAATACATTATTTGCACGCTTTGATACGCAGCCGCTTGCCGCAGCATCCATTGCACAAGTACATACTGCCGCACTGCATGATGGTCGTGAAGTGGTTGTCAAAGTGACGCGCCCGAATATTCGTGTGCAGATTATCCAAGATTTTGAAATCTTAGAATGGCTTGGGGCTTTTCTTGAAAAACGCCTAGAAGCTGCACGCGCACTGCATCTCTCTGAGATTATTCAAAACTATCGTCAAATTATTTTAAATGAATTGGATTTGACTTTAGAAGCTGAAAATACCCGTCGTATGCGTCATTACTTTACTGGCTCAAGCATGATGTATGTGCCTGAAGTATATATGGACAGTAAAGACGTGATGGTGGCTGAGCGGATTACCGGTGTTCCAATTTCAGATATTGCAACCTTTGATCGCTTGGGCATGGATCGTCAGGATTTGGCTGAAAAAGGCTTAACCATTTTCTTCACCCAAGTCTTTCGCGATAA
This genomic window from Acinetobacter sp. TGL-Y2 contains:
- the ubiE gene encoding bifunctional demethylmenaquinone methyltransferase/2-methoxy-6-polyprenyl-1,4-benzoquinol methylase UbiE; this translates as MSNENQQPTAQTELANNTDTVSPFLTEPLPTGTAQGQQQSLQQKLTDTPVTGSVPKYNLPRGANTGNVGETTHFGFQTVNSEEKAQKVAEVFHSVASKYDIMNDIMSFGIHRLWKRFAINMSGVRRGQHVLDIAGGTGDLAKVFSREVGPTGHVVLSDINESMLNVGRDRLLDAGCSNVDFVLANAETLEPFADNSFDLLTISFGLRNVTDKDAALASMYRVLKPGGRLLILEFSKPVFEPFSKLYDLYSFTALPIMGKIIANDAESYKYLAESIRMHPDQRTLKGMMENVGFQNCDYHNLTAGIVAVHRGFKL
- a CDS encoding ABC1 kinase family protein, whose translation is MIPHIRRLIELWRIAAHYRLDTLVAAEDIPAKARPLLKLIHMHPAAWSSRERKNPLKLKEALEEMGPLAIKLGQLLSTRRDLIPPELLQQLVLLQDRVKPFDNDVAKMRIQESLKADVNTLFARFDTQPLAAASIAQVHTAALHDGREVVVKVTRPNIRVQIIQDFEILEWLGAFLEKRLEAARALHLSEIIQNYRQIILNELDLTLEAENTRRMRHYFTGSSMMYVPEVYMDSKDVMVAERITGVPISDIATFDRLGMDRQDLAEKGLTIFFTQVFRDNFFHADMHPGNVFVETIHPANPRFIALDCAIMGELSKHDQMTIARMLLAVMNSDFMQLILIVHQAGWIPPGTDQDALAREMRRTVGPMVSKPMHELDFAGILLQVMDIARRFHLEIPPQLMLLLKTLVHVEGLGTDLYPELDIWKLAKPILSDWIKAQMNPQKNIKELGQKIPDLLLGAQDLPTLFIDSLNGLKNQSAWHAKQLNELQSMRLQMEHQQKRSWIFGSLIAILLSIAMIAPWYISVILIVLASLIAIWRVAK
- a CDS encoding ubiquinone biosynthesis accessory factor UbiJ, producing MWSILALGAAERLIHQCINLDAISRIQLNALQGKILRVVIDSPQLSVDVFFDTEKVRLEPTVTGQSIKPSIFEQRPFDEIKTITEATATLHVENVVALLKLLLAEDVGNIPLQGDYHLLQNIQRIIQQAEPDLAAKLSDWIGPNLASQVGKIQAVPKHLFRSFDSQLFVVEDFLKEDSGLFAPRWQMDDLNQDTRQLTQNIDRLDAKIQQLQSQFNSH
- a CDS encoding FFLEELY motif protein — protein: MSKLAELDQLLEQYKQLNYHSDPILKQRLNEAQAWLKNRIQDTHHLLFNEPKHQLMAQYFINRLYGGAEFDDLAVQIERLLKYAHKAEKIIPENAIKTGLKSVGLAVLAMQLDEQVAKQLLKDYPVDQPIDDEMMRLTLIKVDQAEARQQQLNMLDDLGTSLDKYMRSFIMHTAFKMCKGTASKYKFELMYDFIGEGFLAMKPMKSAANFIARFTEKERLIIENVHSLKAHPFKL